DNA from Xiphias gladius isolate SHS-SW01 ecotype Sanya breed wild chromosome 9, ASM1685928v1, whole genome shotgun sequence:
ACAATGACACAAATTAAATTagtttctgttttccatttaaattgttttaattggGATTATCATTGACTGGAGGTCATAGCTCGCTCACCTTTGTTGTTCCCAGGGTAGCATCTGTAGTacgtttatttgtgtgtttatttcatagGGACAATGCTCAATACATCTATTGTACCAGATATAGCTAAAAGCTAATTTTAATCTGTCGTGCCTGCACAGGGGCCACCAGTCATGTGCAGATTGGAGAAGTTAAAGATAACTGTCAGTTGTAATGAATTAAAACcttaaactttgaaaaacagacattataaagcattaatacaaaaaacatgtacttgtgtgtttttagttcTGGGCtatatgttttatgttaaaatatatgATCATATTataatgacatatttttcttgttattacTACACACTAAATGATTCAGTACTAACAAATCTTTCCTGTTATAACAACATATCATTTTATCTTCTTAATCAAGAAACTTTGACATGATTACACAATACCAACAATTGTTGTTAATACAAGAAAtttctttttgtatatttttagcaggcattttatgcttttaataGAAAGCCTTTattagagagatgacaggaaatgagaagaTAGAGATAGGGGAATGAAATGGAACAAAGGTCCCCGGCCAGACATGAACCAGAGGCATTGCGGTTCATGATCGGCGTCTTAAACATTTAGGTCATCAAGGCACCCAGAACGAGACCCTTGGTCAACAAAatacaggactttcacacaggagattcctatgtgaaaaaaataggcagcatttttttttttttccatgactgttccacaaccttaaccatttttttattattgtaaccatgattaGATGAAGGGGCTCTAACCCTAATGAAGCACTTGCTTAAACCCAAgccacaatcttttcctaaacttaaccaagtagtttttgtgccgAAACCTgaccaaactgtgactgttccACAACGTCACAACCTCAAAGCcgcgtgtttattattgctaccatgacgatgaaggtccCGTAGGCCTGCTGTTGGTATGCTTCTATGACTCATatctgagggtagggacaaacaacttATATAGTCATTTAGGTTGGGGGACTTGTTACATTCAGTAGAATTGGGTGTGGCAAAACTGTGATCTAAGAAACccaaactgatttattttaacacagTTACAAACTACAGTTACatgaggagattgataccactgcCACGTCTTTACGCTAAATATGAAACTAGTTTCACCTGGGATTGGCGTAGTTTAGCATAGAGTTTGAAAGCAGAGGGTAACAGCTACCCAAGatctgtccaaagtttaaaaagaaaaatttaccTACCAACATTACATCGCATAAGGTGTGGTTATGTTCTAGACTACTTCTtggcacaaagaaaaatgtaaaaacaactatTGGTGATGTTACTATCTCATGGTCCAGTGACTTCCTGCAGCAAGAAGTAATAAGTTCATGTCATGAcacataaaaccacaatttttttttttacattcctgTTTgagtacagattaaacaaacaagatatagcATGTTACTTAGTAGGTTTTTGCGTTGCTCGTAGGCGGAATTTTCAAATtatagctgtttccccctgcttccagtctttgtgctaaactaagctaatcaccTGCTGGCTCTAGCCTAAAATTTAGCGTACaaacacgagagtggtatcagtcttctcaacTAAAATACATCattataatgttaaaatatctttatataaaattaaagctttaattttctcattatAACAAGAAACTGAGAAACTAAGCAAATATCGGCAGCAATACACTTCCGTACCAGTCAGATCAATGCTTCATCAACAGCACATATTGTCCACACATAGTAAAGTAATACAGTCTTGTGTCTTTCAAGACATTCGCCCCAAAATTGGTGATCTTGGACTTTAGTGATATGGACAGCATGGAGGATGTGGTGGCTGAGGTGTTGGAGTGTTATGGCTGTGTGGACGTGCTGATTTGTAACAGCAGTATGAAGCTGAAGGCCCCCGTACAGAGCATCTCCCTGGAACTGGATAGAAACATCATGGACATCAACTACTTTGGCCCCAGCAGTCTGGCCAAAGGTGGGATGCACATTCTTGAGAAAATCACCAAACCAAACAGACTACCAATACTATTTCCACTGTTATGATTGATCTTTCCAatctaaatgctaacatgatcAAATAATGTGGCAGGTGTTCTTCCAACAATGATCTCAAGAAGATCGGGGCACATTGTGCTGGTGAACAGCATCCAGGGCAGACTGGCTGTCCCATTCAGAAGTTCATGTAAGTTGTCACCAAAAGTCTCTAGGAGCTTGTCTCAACCAAAAGGTTGATTCACCAAATCAtgaaaatcatatttttgaACTCTCCTCTTATGGCATTTAACCCTTAAAGGTGGGTAGAGTTGCTACAAACTGTACTCAAGTAGAAGTACTGTTACTAGTATTTATATCCATATAGTACTTATAAGTAGTAAGGCAGAATTAAAAGTAGTGATCAGAATGATAACATGAGTAAGAGTATGAAAacatcaactgaaaaaaaaacttgagtaTTGAGAAACTTCATgagtaatgtattttttttttggttttgttttatctggACAGGGCTCACATTGACATCCTCTGTGATGGAATGTCACATCATGATCACCATATTACATAATTAGataaatatacactcagttgctgGTTTCTTAGGCACACAAGCTAAAACTAACGCATTCATgcaggttataatgttcagtttttgttgaaactgagggatgttgattcaactgtatgataatCTTGGAGGACACAAGTTGTGgggctgttgaattgtattgtgttatactgaCAGGCGTTTCTATTATTTTGACCACCCCATTTATATTAATGTGGTTAGGCTAAATACCAAACAACTCTCTGAGCTGAACATtaaaaccttcatgaagggaggatttattgaaggactgttgtattaggcTGCGTTAGTTTTAACTCAgtttacctaataaactggcaactgagtgtatggAAGGGCTATATTTGATGTGTGATCACAAAATACCCATTAAAACATTACGTCAATATTATTGCAAAACAGCAACACTGTGCTCAGACAAAATGTGAAGTGAATTTTAGTGGCAGAGTGATTACATACAAAGTACATGTGAAGATGCAATTAGCGCAAATTTGAATGGGGTGGTCCAAATTGAGTTGGGCGAAATATTGGTGCGTCCGTTGCTAGCTAGCTCACAGCTAACATCTCTACAGTTGGCTGTTTGGGGAGAATAAGAACAAATGGTCCAGTGGTCCAATTTGTGGGAATAATGTGTGGCGAATATTTGCTTCACTTTCTGTCTAAACACACCTTAAGAAagcatattttttatgttatactTCTCATATACTATTGATCAAATCAATTAAGTATGGGCCATGTCACTGCTATGTCAAATAAGCAAATATAAAGAGTGTTAGGGTGTTTTTCAGTTAATCCTACTAACAAAATAGTACACCTAACGAATCAAATCTTAAACTAGAACTGCTTTCTACCATAAAATAGCCCCTATGTTTATAGAAGCATATTCTAGGGGCTGTCCAGAGATattgctgttgatttttttaatgtaacttttcaaaacaacaaaatttcaCCTCCATTTGACTGGGGTGGAGGCAGCAATGTCACTGATGGATACCTTTAAGATagataaatgaaaagatatatactatattttcaGAAGATTTGTTCTCTGTGAAAATGATGCTCACTGTTCACTTAAGCATTTATATATTCATAGATTTAAGTACTAACAACCTACTGAGGTTTCAGACATGAAGTTCTCTTCTCACAGTATggtgaacagacagacagggttCCAGTgacacaactgaaaaaaattagacaaaagTATGTTCTCTGCAATGTATGGAATGAGACTTCTTTACAAACAAGTCACAcctcttttgtgtttgtgcaactgaatgaatgtttgtgtgtgtgtgtgtgtttgtttccgCACCTCTCAGATGCGGCATCTAAGCATGCGGCTCAGGCCTTCTTTGACTGCCTGCGGGCTGAAGTAGAGGAGTATGGGATAGTTGTCAGCACCATAAGTCATACCTTCATCAACGCCTCCGACCCGCCACCTGTTGAGAAGTCCGCCCCTAAACCAAACGCCCTGGCTGCATGTGAGTAGAACAACTGGTATGGAAGTTACTGTACAGGTAatgatatatgaaaaataattccAACTGTGTTTTTGGTGATGGAATATAGATAGGAGGTCTGAAAGTTTCTTAGTTGACGATGAGTTGTTTGCTTCTGGTGTAGAGGAAAAAGTAGCACAGactattttcaaatgtttggaATGTTCCTGTTTTGTGTTACTTAGACAAATCTAAATTTATCTGTTCCTCCACAGTTGTTACTTGCCAGTTGACCCATGGCGTGCGCCCGTCAGTCCTGGCCAATGAGATTATGCAAACGGTgaacagaaagaggagagaggttATGCTGGCCCACCCCATCCCCAGGGTGGCCCTCTACCTCCGCTCCCTCTTCCCCTACTTCCTCTTCGCTGTGCTGGCTGCTGGAGTGAAGGACTCAGTGTTGGCTGAGCATATTTAGGAGAAAGGCTGAAAGGCTAAACAGAATCGGAGAGACGTGAAATATAGCATGAACTGATGAACTGAAATGGTAGATCTATAATAGTGTGTGCTTGACACAGAGCTAGATGACCAACAGAGCAAAGTGGGCAGCTGCCCCAAGTTCCTAGATCCTCAGGGAGCCTGAAGGCTCTAGGCAATTTGTTTAAGGCAGTTAATTAATAATTGAATATTTATTCGTTTATACTTGTTAATAATAACCACTAAAGCATTGTAAGCCGAATGATGAGGGCCTTAAACTTGAATAAAAAGGCTTATGTAGCAAGTTGGGGTCAGCAGAAACACGCTGTACATACAACAGTGGCATACCTTCTAAAGTTTCCATGGgtaatgtgttagcaaacagctgcctatttaCAAGTCCAGTAGACACAgtgcaacattagcatttgtttggagtcatgtttctgtccactTGATTATTAcagtcaaatattcactctcctttttgctCGATTTTGGTCTCCCCCACATCATGACAAAAATAcctctctttagctgctaaatgtccCAACTATGGATGCTCCCCACCTAACCTctaactttgtgtgtttgctgtatgGTGCTGGGCAGATTGTGTACAGTTAggtttttaagagtttttttttttttttaattgaagacagctgcctgctgcgccCAAAAACTATGCTGATGTGTCCACtaggacaaaataataaagttgtGGACTTGAAAACAGaagaatgagctgaaagacactataACTCTCTGGGTgtgtcactatgagcaaccaCTTTGAATTCCAAGTAGTCATGTGACCCTTTATTAATACTGATattagtaaaatattaattatatattgaTTATTATTGAGAATCTCATAGATGTGTTCATCaaattatatgttttagcaGTAATGGAGTTGTACTGGAGTGCATTACACTGAGATGTGGTTCTAAAATTCTGCTCCCCTCATGTATTTAACCGATAAGACAAAAATGAGgcaaatttgaaaaacacttcTCAATGTAATGTCTTGTGTATAGTcagtacaacaccacctttAATAGTTAAAGGTGGTattgtactaaaaaaaaacatataagggaatttacacatttacaacaaTGTCATCAAAAACTCAACATAATAAACTTCTACAAAGGTAGA
Protein-coding regions in this window:
- the dhrs7cb gene encoding dehydrogenase/reductase (SDR family) member 7Cb — its product is MALPSVMVLPLLIVVAAGLYYIYNEVMQFMSKSLVRNKVVVITDAVSGVGTESAHLFHKGGARLILCGTSWDKLESLYDSLTNGADPRETFAPKLVILDFSDMDSMEDVVAEVLECYGCVDVLICNSSMKLKAPVQSISLELDRNIMDINYFGPSSLAKGVLPTMISRRSGHIVLVNSIQGRLAVPFRSSYAASKHAAQAFFDCLRAEVEEYGIVVSTISHTFINASDPPPVEKSAPKPNALAAFVTCQLTHGVRPSVLANEIMQTVNRKRREVMLAHPIPRVALYLRSLFPYFLFAVLAAGVKDSVLAEHI